One window of the Candidatus Baltobacteraceae bacterium genome contains the following:
- a CDS encoding thioesterase family protein, with product MLEGFPLVTRFTIPFSDIDMLQHVNNVAYIRWCEMVRTEYYARVMNTPITGERGIIQANINFTYERQLRYREAIAVGVRISRMGTKSFDFGYEIWSETYDARAAHGITTVVAYDFIGQHSIEIPAAWRDAIDDFERGPQQSFI from the coding sequence ATGCTCGAAGGCTTTCCGCTCGTCACACGTTTTACGATCCCATTCTCGGACATCGACATGCTTCAACACGTGAACAACGTCGCGTACATCCGATGGTGTGAAATGGTACGCACCGAATACTATGCACGTGTCATGAACACGCCGATCACCGGCGAGCGTGGGATCATCCAGGCCAACATCAACTTCACATACGAACGGCAGCTGCGTTACCGGGAGGCGATCGCGGTGGGCGTTCGTATCTCGCGCATGGGTACGAAGTCGTTCGATTTCGGCTACGAAATCTGGAGCGAAACCTACGACGCGCGCGCCGCGCACGGCATTACGACCGTCGTTGCCTATGATTTCATCGGGCAGCACTCGATCGAAATTCCGGCCGCGTGGCGCGACGCGATCGACGACTTCGAACGGGGTCCGCAGCAGAGCTTTATCTAA